A stretch of Microbacterium caowuchunii DNA encodes these proteins:
- a CDS encoding sugar ABC transporter ATP-binding protein, producing MPGTTDPAPPGAARIELTDIHKNYGGVRAIRHADLIVAPGEVHALVGENGAGKSTLIKILSGAERADGGTIRYDGRDVSISSTSDAIGLGVQTVYQEPQLFPELSVAENVFVGREITRAGRIDWSAQAEQMHTLLATVGLPDRVSTVPVGQLSIAEQQQVSIAKALAAEASVLILDEPSAILTDSEIEVLFAVIRRLTGTGVSVIYISHRLDELFRIADRVTVMRDGRTITTRPIAELSVRQIAELMVGGIVTASRRDDAAASRGAPVLRLESLASGDRFHGVDLQVAAGEIVGVYGLIGSGAGDVAAAVYGMVPVTEGTLWYDGGARRFANPRQAKREGISMLPANRSAQGSFAFQSIAFNITIGALGVLSAVRGWVSGRRETAIADDMIARLSIKTPSARQPISAMSGGNAQKVILARQLVQPPRLLVLAEPTQGVDIGAKEEIHRIVSGLADDGAAVLVTTSDLGEVLRISDRILVMREGRIAAEFGPDASQVQILAAAAGDERAQEAAGLAPVDADEQEGAAG from the coding sequence GTGCCTGGAACCACCGACCCCGCGCCTCCGGGCGCGGCGCGTATCGAGCTCACCGACATCCACAAGAACTACGGGGGTGTGCGCGCCATCCGCCACGCCGACCTGATCGTCGCCCCCGGCGAGGTCCACGCCCTCGTGGGCGAGAACGGAGCCGGCAAGTCGACCCTGATCAAGATCCTCTCCGGTGCCGAGCGGGCAGACGGCGGCACGATCCGCTACGACGGGCGGGACGTCAGCATCTCGTCCACATCCGATGCCATCGGCCTCGGGGTGCAGACGGTCTACCAGGAGCCGCAGCTGTTCCCGGAGCTGTCCGTCGCGGAGAACGTCTTCGTCGGGCGGGAGATCACCCGGGCGGGGCGCATCGACTGGTCTGCGCAGGCCGAGCAGATGCACACCCTCCTGGCGACCGTGGGGCTCCCCGACCGGGTCTCGACGGTCCCGGTGGGACAGCTCTCCATCGCGGAGCAGCAGCAGGTGTCGATCGCGAAGGCGCTCGCCGCCGAGGCCTCCGTCCTCATCCTCGACGAACCGTCCGCGATCCTCACGGACAGTGAGATCGAGGTGCTGTTCGCCGTGATCCGGCGCCTGACCGGGACCGGGGTCTCGGTGATCTACATCTCCCACCGCCTGGACGAGCTGTTCCGCATCGCCGACCGCGTCACCGTCATGCGCGACGGCCGGACGATCACGACGCGCCCCATCGCGGAGCTCAGCGTCCGGCAGATCGCGGAGCTCATGGTGGGCGGAATCGTGACGGCCTCGCGGCGCGACGATGCCGCGGCATCGCGCGGCGCGCCCGTGCTGCGGCTCGAGTCGCTCGCGAGCGGTGACCGCTTCCACGGGGTCGACCTGCAGGTCGCCGCGGGTGAGATCGTCGGAGTGTACGGGCTCATCGGTTCGGGGGCCGGGGATGTCGCCGCCGCCGTGTACGGAATGGTCCCGGTCACGGAGGGCACGCTCTGGTACGACGGTGGCGCGCGACGGTTCGCCAATCCTCGGCAGGCCAAGCGCGAGGGGATCTCGATGCTCCCGGCCAACCGGTCCGCGCAGGGATCCTTCGCCTTCCAGTCCATCGCCTTCAACATCACCATCGGCGCGCTCGGCGTCCTCAGCGCTGTCCGCGGCTGGGTGAGCGGCCGGCGGGAGACCGCCATCGCAGACGACATGATCGCCCGGCTGTCGATCAAGACCCCCTCCGCGCGTCAGCCGATCTCGGCGATGAGCGGCGGCAACGCACAGAAGGTCATCCTCGCGCGCCAGCTCGTGCAGCCCCCGCGTCTGCTCGTGCTGGCCGAACCCACCCAGGGGGTCGACATCGGTGCGAAGGAGGAGATCCACCGGATCGTCTCCGGACTCGCCGACGACGGCGCGGCCGTCCTGGTCACCACGAGCGATCTGGGTGAGGTGCTGCGGATCTCGGATCGCATCCTGGTGATGCGGGAGGGGCGGATCGCGGCCGAGTTCGGACCGGATGCATCGCAGGTGCAGATCCTCGCGGCCGCGGCCGGCGACGAGCGCGCACAGGAGGCCGCGGGGCTCGCCCCCGTCGATGCGGATGAGCAGGAAGGGGCGGCGGGATGA
- a CDS encoding autoinducer 2 ABC transporter substrate-binding protein — protein MRKKLIALGTLTVAASLVLAGCTSRDTGGTADTGGADAGGDGDVTVAFVPKLQGIPYFEAMNTGGQQAAEELGFEWLYQGPTTADAAAQADIVRSFIQQGVDVLIVAPNDPDSMAPLLQEAADAGIKVATSDTDAPNSVREVFVNQASVEGIGQGLTDALLEAMGGSGKYAIVSCGETAANLNAWIEVQEAYTAEEYPDAEIVDIVYAGEDQAAATAMATDLMNAHPDLTGLVGECTSSAPGVAQAVRDAGKIGQVFTVGLGTPQSMKDYLEDGSSSASILWNVEQLGYLTGWAGLQLAEGNGFQDTNDVSEELSAVEYFPDEKQLLLGPALRITTENVDEFDY, from the coding sequence ATGCGAAAGAAGCTCATAGCGCTCGGCACGCTGACGGTCGCGGCATCGCTCGTGCTGGCGGGGTGCACGTCCCGTGACACCGGCGGCACCGCGGACACCGGGGGAGCGGACGCCGGTGGCGACGGCGACGTCACGGTCGCGTTCGTGCCCAAGCTCCAGGGGATCCCCTACTTCGAGGCGATGAACACCGGCGGTCAGCAGGCGGCGGAGGAACTCGGCTTCGAGTGGCTCTATCAGGGCCCCACGACGGCGGATGCCGCGGCCCAGGCCGACATCGTCCGCTCGTTCATCCAGCAGGGCGTCGACGTGCTGATCGTCGCGCCCAACGACCCCGATTCCATGGCGCCGCTCCTCCAGGAGGCGGCGGACGCGGGCATCAAGGTGGCCACCAGTGACACCGACGCACCCAACTCGGTGCGGGAGGTCTTCGTCAACCAGGCATCGGTGGAGGGCATCGGTCAGGGGCTGACGGATGCGCTGCTGGAGGCCATGGGCGGCTCGGGGAAGTATGCGATCGTCTCCTGCGGTGAGACCGCGGCCAACCTGAACGCGTGGATCGAGGTGCAGGAGGCCTATACCGCGGAGGAGTACCCGGACGCCGAGATCGTGGACATCGTCTACGCGGGCGAGGACCAGGCTGCCGCCACCGCGATGGCCACCGATCTGATGAACGCGCACCCGGACCTCACCGGTCTCGTCGGCGAATGCACCTCCTCGGCGCCGGGCGTCGCGCAGGCGGTGCGGGATGCGGGAAAGATCGGGCAGGTCTTCACGGTGGGGCTGGGCACCCCGCAGTCCATGAAGGACTACCTCGAGGACGGTTCCTCGTCGGCGTCCATCCTGTGGAACGTGGAGCAGCTCGGATACCTCACCGGATGGGCGGGACTGCAACTGGCGGAAGGGAACGGGTTCCAGGACACGAACGACGTGAGCGAGGAGCTCAGCGCGGTCGAGTACTTCCCGGACGAGAAGCAGCTGCTGCTCGGCCCGGCCCTGCGGATCACCACCGAGAACGTCGACGAGTTCGACTACTGA
- a CDS encoding DeoR/GlpR family DNA-binding transcription regulator, with amino-acid sequence MEIDSVVRVDGILAALEHQGQVSVSELAQRFGVSAVTIRKDLHALERRSLLQRVRGGARAAAPAEEGSFADRLSRGVAAKKAVARHAAALVRNGDVIALDSSTSAYFLALELLGHRDLVVVTNSLRSATVLVEESNATVVLMGGTIRRTSASTVGDVSEVLSGRGRVAHAFLGLAALSIERGLLELSVAEAESKRVIVDAAREVVGLFDSGKADGFGLHSFAATGRVTRLITDTGFSDEDAARWREEGVQVDRCPVHPGGRHPDEVGAPMVEVG; translated from the coding sequence GTGGAGATCGACAGTGTCGTGCGGGTCGACGGCATCCTCGCGGCGCTCGAACACCAGGGACAGGTGTCCGTCAGCGAGCTGGCGCAACGGTTCGGGGTGTCGGCGGTCACCATCCGGAAGGATCTGCACGCGCTCGAACGGCGCTCGCTCCTGCAGCGGGTCCGCGGCGGTGCGCGAGCGGCCGCCCCGGCGGAGGAGGGCTCCTTCGCCGACCGGCTCAGCCGGGGTGTCGCGGCGAAGAAGGCCGTGGCCCGGCACGCCGCTGCGCTCGTGCGCAACGGCGATGTGATCGCACTCGATTCGTCGACCTCCGCGTACTTCCTCGCCCTCGAACTGCTCGGGCACCGGGACCTCGTGGTGGTGACCAACTCCCTGCGCAGCGCCACCGTGCTCGTCGAGGAGTCGAACGCGACCGTCGTGCTGATGGGCGGAACCATCCGTCGCACCTCGGCATCGACCGTCGGAGACGTCTCCGAGGTGCTCTCCGGACGGGGCCGGGTCGCCCACGCGTTCCTGGGCCTGGCCGCACTGTCGATCGAGCGCGGTCTGCTGGAGTTGTCGGTCGCGGAGGCGGAGAGCAAACGCGTCATCGTGGATGCCGCGCGCGAGGTCGTGGGCCTGTTCGACTCGGGCAAGGCCGACGGATTCGGCCTGCACAGCTTCGCGGCCACCGGCCGGGTCACACGGCTCATCACCGACACCGGCTTCTCCGACGAGGACGCCGCGCGTTGGCGGGAGGAGGGCGTGCAGGTCGATCGCTGTCCTGTACATCCGGGGGGACGACATCCGGACGAGGTCGGTGCGCCGATGGTGGAGGTCGGCTGA
- a CDS encoding sugar phosphate isomerase/epimerase family protein yields the protein MTQFGSHGLVWSGTFDAEGFRHAVRKNAEAGFDILEIPLLDPFAFDVDAGRAVVEQEGVTVTASLGLSAATDISGDDPDRVAAGERLLLRAVDVVAALGGRYLAGVIYGAMRKHEAPATESGRRNGIEVLRRVADHAQAAGVVLALEVVNRYETNIINTARQGVVYLREIGHDNIRLHLDTYHMNIEESGMFEPFLEAAPMLGYVHIGESHRGYLGTGTVDFDATFRALAHIGYDGPIVFESFSTAIVDPNLSNTLGVWRNLWDDNEDLGRHALAFMRGRHRAVETIALH from the coding sequence ATGACGCAATTCGGGTCGCACGGGCTGGTCTGGTCGGGAACCTTCGACGCCGAGGGTTTCCGCCACGCCGTGCGGAAGAACGCCGAGGCGGGCTTCGACATCCTGGAGATCCCGCTGCTCGACCCGTTCGCCTTCGACGTCGACGCCGGACGCGCCGTCGTCGAGCAGGAGGGCGTCACCGTGACGGCCTCGCTCGGACTGAGCGCCGCGACCGACATCAGCGGCGACGACCCGGACAGGGTCGCCGCCGGGGAGCGGCTGCTCCTCCGCGCCGTCGACGTCGTGGCCGCGCTCGGCGGGCGATACCTCGCCGGCGTGATCTACGGCGCGATGCGCAAGCACGAGGCTCCCGCCACCGAATCCGGTCGCCGGAACGGCATCGAGGTGCTGCGCCGCGTCGCCGACCACGCGCAGGCCGCCGGAGTGGTCCTCGCTCTCGAGGTGGTCAACCGGTACGAGACCAACATCATCAACACCGCCCGCCAGGGCGTCGTCTACCTCCGCGAGATCGGGCACGACAACATCCGGCTGCATCTGGACACGTACCACATGAACATCGAGGAGTCGGGGATGTTCGAGCCGTTCCTCGAGGCCGCACCGATGCTCGGCTACGTCCACATCGGTGAGAGCCACCGCGGGTACCTGGGCACCGGCACGGTGGACTTCGACGCGACCTTCCGCGCCCTCGCGCACATCGGGTACGACGGCCCCATCGTGTTCGAGTCCTTCTCCACCGCCATCGTCGACCCGAACCTGAGCAACACGCTGGGCGTGTGGCGGAACCTCTGGGACGACAACGAGGACCTCGGCCGCCACGCGCTGGCGTTCATGCGGGGACGGCATCGTGCGGTCGAGACGATCGCCCTGCACTGA
- a CDS encoding LacI family DNA-binding transcriptional regulator: MQVSVRDVAAAAGVSVGTVSNALNKPDRVAPETLSRVQAAIEELGFVRNDAARQLRAGRSRTIGLMVLDARNPFFMDIARGAEERAAEHGLSVLIANSDDRVDRESTHLDLFEEQRVFGILATPVSDPSPRLAGLPARGIPVVLVDRASRDTTIPSVSVDDVVGGGLAAAHLTGLGRRRVAFVGGPLGLRQVADRLEGAERAVAEVADASLEVIGTRAPTVAEGRAAGERIAARPPELRPDAVFAANDLVALGLLQSLAGSGALRIPEEIAIVGYDDIDFAAAAVVPLSSIRQPAALIGRRAVELLLAEGTDAGLDRQVRFEPELVVRDSTRG, from the coding sequence ATGCAGGTGAGCGTGCGTGATGTCGCGGCCGCGGCCGGAGTATCGGTGGGCACCGTCTCCAATGCCCTCAACAAGCCCGACCGGGTCGCGCCGGAGACGCTCTCCCGGGTGCAGGCGGCGATCGAGGAGCTCGGTTTCGTCCGCAACGACGCCGCGCGTCAGTTGCGAGCCGGCCGTAGCCGCACGATCGGTCTGATGGTGCTGGACGCGCGCAACCCGTTCTTCATGGACATCGCCCGGGGAGCGGAGGAGCGTGCCGCGGAGCACGGGCTGTCGGTCCTCATCGCCAACAGCGACGATCGGGTCGACCGGGAGTCGACGCACCTCGACCTCTTCGAGGAGCAGCGTGTCTTCGGGATCCTGGCGACACCGGTCTCCGACCCCTCGCCGCGACTGGCGGGGCTGCCCGCCCGCGGCATCCCGGTCGTCCTGGTGGACCGGGCCTCGCGGGACACGACCATCCCTTCCGTGTCCGTCGACGACGTCGTGGGGGGCGGACTGGCAGCCGCCCACCTCACCGGCCTGGGCCGCCGCCGGGTCGCCTTCGTCGGCGGGCCGCTCGGGCTCCGGCAGGTGGCGGACCGGCTGGAGGGCGCGGAACGTGCGGTGGCCGAGGTCGCCGACGCCTCGCTCGAGGTGATCGGCACCCGGGCGCCCACGGTTGCCGAGGGGCGCGCCGCCGGCGAGCGGATCGCGGCCCGCCCCCCCGAGCTGCGCCCGGACGCGGTGTTCGCGGCCAACGACCTGGTCGCCCTGGGGCTGCTGCAGAGTCTCGCCGGCAGCGGCGCCCTGCGGATCCCCGAGGAGATCGCGATCGTGGGCTACGACGACATCGACTTCGCCGCCGCGGCGGTCGTGCCGCTGAGCTCCATCCGCCAGCCCGCCGCACTCATCGGCCGGCGCGCGGTGGAACTGCTCCTGGCCGAGGGGACCGACGCCGGGCTGGACCGGCAGGTGCGGTTCGAACCCGAGCTGGTGGTGCGGGACTCGACCCGCGGCTGA
- a CDS encoding L-rhamnose mutarotase — protein MTRVCFELQIAPDLVDEYVARHSPVHPEMLAEIAASGRRNYSLFLGEGGRLIGYYETDDDAAAQAYLAASPVAARWEAEMSRFFVGLDGRPDQAATPLTEVFHLADQIAGTQPS, from the coding sequence ATGACCCGCGTCTGCTTCGAGCTCCAGATCGCGCCCGACCTCGTCGACGAGTACGTGGCGCGGCACTCCCCCGTCCACCCCGAGATGCTCGCCGAGATCGCCGCATCCGGACGCCGCAACTACTCGCTGTTCCTCGGCGAGGGTGGCCGCCTCATCGGTTACTACGAGACCGACGACGACGCGGCGGCACAGGCGTACCTCGCCGCCTCCCCCGTGGCGGCGCGCTGGGAAGCCGAGATGTCCCGCTTCTTCGTCGGCCTCGACGGTCGCCCCGACCAGGCGGCGACGCCGCTGACCGAGGTCTTCCACCTCGCCGATCAGATCGCCGGTACGCAGCCCTCCTGA
- a CDS encoding MFS transporter, which yields MKTQKRTMTAWKATIAVAMSNYIEAGAIIALATSLTLWQEAFGFDNGMVGVVAALSANAFGSAIGALIGGPLCDRLGRKFIYTYDLIVFMVGALLVTFSPNLGVLLAGVILMGIAVGAGVPASWTYIAEEAPSEQRAAHVGTAQLAWSIGPAIGFLLAVLVGPLGLAGSRLIFAHLFVIAAITWWVRRGLPESTRWKAQRAAEIEAGERISFFSGVAGLLKDRKNYGALLFLLGVYGLWNTVAGQAGIFQPRVYAAAGLEDPTAQNLLQVLVWSLTALATYFGFMKYGDRVNRRWLYFGGAALGVVAWVVLIFAPPGVVSLLFFAVAWGISAGLGAQAFYGLWTAELFATRYRASAQGMLFMLARVMVGLLSLVFPILLTSLGLESVGVIILGLLVAALLIGTIWAPKTEGKTLEEIEHERYGDRTPVETPVPGNL from the coding sequence ATGAAGACGCAGAAGCGCACCATGACCGCATGGAAGGCGACCATCGCCGTCGCCATGTCCAACTACATCGAAGCGGGCGCCATCATCGCCCTCGCCACGAGCCTCACCCTGTGGCAGGAGGCCTTCGGCTTCGACAACGGGATGGTCGGCGTCGTCGCCGCCCTCTCCGCCAACGCCTTCGGGTCCGCCATCGGCGCGCTCATCGGCGGACCGCTCTGCGACCGTCTCGGCCGCAAGTTCATCTACACGTACGACCTCATCGTGTTCATGGTCGGCGCGCTGCTGGTGACGTTCTCGCCGAACCTCGGCGTACTGCTGGCCGGCGTGATCCTCATGGGCATCGCGGTCGGCGCCGGCGTCCCGGCATCGTGGACCTACATCGCCGAGGAGGCCCCGAGCGAACAGCGCGCGGCCCACGTCGGCACCGCACAGCTCGCCTGGTCGATCGGACCGGCGATCGGCTTCCTCCTCGCTGTCCTCGTGGGACCGCTCGGCCTGGCGGGCTCGCGGCTCATCTTCGCCCACCTGTTCGTCATCGCGGCGATCACCTGGTGGGTGCGCCGCGGCCTCCCCGAGTCCACGCGCTGGAAGGCGCAGCGCGCCGCCGAGATCGAGGCGGGCGAGCGCATCTCGTTCTTCTCCGGCGTCGCGGGGCTGCTCAAGGACCGCAAGAACTACGGAGCGCTGCTGTTCCTGCTCGGCGTCTACGGCCTGTGGAACACGGTCGCCGGCCAGGCGGGGATCTTCCAGCCGCGCGTGTACGCCGCCGCCGGCCTCGAGGACCCGACCGCCCAGAACCTCCTGCAGGTGCTGGTCTGGTCCCTCACGGCCCTCGCCACCTACTTCGGCTTCATGAAGTACGGTGACCGCGTCAACCGCCGCTGGCTGTACTTCGGCGGCGCGGCGCTCGGCGTCGTGGCCTGGGTGGTGCTCATCTTCGCCCCTCCCGGTGTCGTCTCGCTGCTCTTCTTCGCCGTCGCGTGGGGTATCTCGGCCGGTCTCGGCGCGCAGGCCTTCTACGGCCTGTGGACCGCAGAACTGTTCGCGACCCGCTACCGCGCCAGCGCGCAGGGCATGCTGTTCATGCTGGCCCGCGTCATGGTGGGCCTGCTCAGCCTGGTCTTCCCGATCCTCCTGACCAGCCTCGGTCTCGAGTCCGTCGGCGTGATCATCCTGGGACTGCTCGTCGCCGCGCTCCTCATCGGTACCATCTGGGCGCCGAAGACCGAGGGCAAGACCCTCGAGGAGATCGAGCACGAGCGCTACGGCGACCGGACCCCGGTGGAGACGCCGGTACCCGGAAACCTCTGA
- a CDS encoding bifunctional aldolase/short-chain dehydrogenase has protein sequence MTNPTAAELIARSNRLGADPKNTNYAGGNTSAKGTDTDPVTGEPVDLLWVKGSGGDLGTLKESGLAVLRLDRMRALVDVYPGLDREDEMVAAFDYCLHGKGGAAPSIDTAMHGLVDAAHVDHLHPDSGIAIATAADGDALTSTIFGDKVVWVPWRRPGFQLGLDIAAIKAANPQAIGCILGGHGITAWGDTSAEAESNSLWIIDTAAAYIAEHSKTDPFGGVRAGFEALPEAERHARAAALAPTIRGLASHDKPMVGHYTDSDVVLDFLASEKAPALAALGTSCPDHFLRTKVKPLILDLPATATVEEQIARLEELHQEYRADYQAYYDAHATAESPAIRGADPLIVLVPGVGMFSYGANKQTARVAGEFYVNAINVMRGAEALSTYSPISDAEKFRIEYWALEEAKLQRMPKPKSHQGRIAFVTGAASGIGKAIATRLAAEGACVVVADLDLEKAQAVAAELGSTDVAIGVAANVADAAGVQAAIDATVLAFGGIDLVVNNAGLSLSKPLLETTEKDWDLQHDVMAKGSFLVSKAAAKALVAQKMGGDVIYISSKNSVFAGPNNIAYSATKADQAHQVRLLAVELGEHGVRVNGINPDGVVRGSGIFAAGWGANRAKTYGVNEEDLGQFYANRTILKREVVPENVADAVYVLTGPELSRTTGLHIPVDSGVAAAFLR, from the coding sequence ATGACGAACCCCACCGCCGCTGAGCTGATCGCGCGCAGCAATCGCCTCGGCGCAGACCCCAAGAACACGAACTACGCCGGGGGCAACACCTCGGCCAAGGGCACCGACACCGACCCGGTCACGGGCGAGCCGGTGGACCTGCTGTGGGTCAAGGGGTCCGGTGGGGACCTCGGCACACTGAAGGAGTCGGGCCTCGCGGTCCTGCGCCTGGACCGGATGCGTGCCCTCGTGGACGTCTACCCGGGCCTGGACCGCGAGGACGAGATGGTCGCCGCGTTCGACTACTGCCTGCACGGCAAGGGCGGCGCGGCACCCTCGATCGACACGGCGATGCACGGTCTGGTGGATGCGGCGCACGTGGACCACCTGCACCCGGACTCGGGCATCGCGATCGCGACGGCGGCGGATGGCGACGCGCTGACCTCGACCATCTTCGGCGACAAGGTGGTGTGGGTGCCGTGGCGTCGTCCCGGCTTCCAGCTGGGTCTGGACATCGCGGCGATCAAGGCGGCGAACCCGCAGGCGATCGGCTGCATCCTCGGTGGACACGGCATCACCGCGTGGGGCGACACCTCCGCCGAGGCGGAGTCGAACTCGCTGTGGATCATCGACACGGCCGCGGCGTACATCGCCGAGCACAGCAAGACCGATCCGTTCGGCGGGGTCCGCGCCGGGTTCGAGGCGCTCCCGGAGGCCGAGCGTCACGCCCGCGCCGCCGCGCTCGCCCCCACCATCCGCGGGCTCGCCAGCCACGACAAGCCGATGGTCGGCCACTACACCGACTCGGACGTCGTGCTCGACTTCCTCGCCTCCGAGAAGGCACCCGCGCTCGCGGCGCTCGGCACGAGCTGCCCCGATCACTTCCTGCGCACCAAGGTCAAGCCGCTCATCCTCGACCTGCCCGCCACCGCCACGGTGGAGGAGCAGATCGCCCGTCTGGAAGAGCTGCACCAGGAGTACCGGGCCGACTACCAGGCCTACTACGACGCGCACGCCACGGCGGAGAGCCCCGCGATCCGCGGCGCCGACCCGCTCATCGTGCTCGTCCCGGGCGTCGGCATGTTCAGCTACGGCGCGAACAAGCAGACCGCCCGCGTGGCCGGGGAGTTCTACGTCAACGCCATCAACGTGATGCGCGGCGCCGAGGCCCTCTCCACCTACTCGCCCATCTCGGATGCGGAGAAGTTCCGCATCGAGTACTGGGCGCTGGAAGAGGCGAAGCTGCAGCGCATGCCGAAGCCGAAGTCGCACCAGGGCCGCATCGCCTTCGTCACCGGCGCCGCATCCGGCATCGGCAAGGCCATCGCCACCCGCCTCGCCGCCGAGGGCGCCTGCGTCGTCGTCGCCGACCTCGACCTGGAGAAGGCGCAGGCCGTCGCCGCCGAACTCGGCAGCACCGACGTCGCCATCGGCGTGGCCGCGAACGTGGCCGACGCCGCCGGCGTCCAGGCCGCGATCGACGCGACCGTGCTCGCCTTCGGCGGCATCGACCTCGTCGTCAACAACGCGGGCCTGTCCCTGTCCAAGCCGCTACTGGAGACCACCGAGAAGGACTGGGACCTGCAGCACGACGTGATGGCCAAGGGCTCCTTCCTCGTCTCCAAGGCCGCCGCGAAGGCACTCGTCGCGCAGAAGATGGGCGGCGACGTCATCTACATCTCCTCCAAGAACAGCGTCTTCGCCGGCCCGAACAACATCGCCTACTCCGCCACCAAGGCAGACCAGGCCCACCAGGTCCGCCTCCTCGCGGTCGAGCTCGGCGAGCACGGTGTGCGCGTCAACGGCATCAACCCCGACGGCGTCGTGCGCGGCTCCGGCATCTTCGCCGCAGGATGGGGCGCCAACCGGGCCAAGACCTACGGCGTGAACGAAGAGGACCTCGGTCAGTTCTACGCGAACCGCACCATCCTCAAGCGCGAGGTCGTCCCCGAGAACGTCGCCGACGCGGTGTACGTGCTCACCGGCCCCGAGCTCAGCCGCACCACGGGCCTGCACATCCCGGTGGACTCCGGCGTCGCGGCCGCCTTCCTGCGATGA
- a CDS encoding rhamnulokinase, which produces MTSSPAPRGAEAPRGAEAPRGAAGRGGAVAAVDLGATSGRVIVGHVGRDTLHLDHIARFANGPVRLASGLHWDLTGLLAHALDGLAQAVHAESAIASVGIDSWAVDYVLMRGDRMLGEPFHYRDDRTAGGVEAVHAVAGFDELYTRNGLQFLAFNTLYQLAADRRDGHLDVADTALLVPDALAFQLTGSRVTERTNASTTGLLRVADAQWDTELMARLQLPVGLFPDLVDPGTSLGTLRPALTEQVGAALEVVTVGSHDTASAVVAIPMADPETSAYISCGTWGLVGLELDKPVTTDAARLANVTNEGGVDGRVRFLHNVMGLWLLSESVRQWERDSGQAIDLPTLLADAAEVPAASVAVFDANDPVFLAPGDMPGRIAHWYHSHDLPVPATRAAFARAIVESLAEAFARTVRTVAELAGREVDTIHIVGGGALNTLLCQRTADRAGLTVLAGPVEATALGNVLVQARAHGWLGRDATLEDMRALVSRTTAPRRYSPRA; this is translated from the coding sequence ATGACCTCCTCCCCTGCTCCCCGCGGCGCCGAGGCGCCGCGGGGAGCCGAGGCGCCGCGGGGAGCCGCCGGGCGCGGAGGCGCCGTGGCGGCCGTGGACCTCGGTGCGACGAGCGGCCGGGTCATCGTCGGGCACGTCGGACGCGACACCCTCCACCTCGACCACATCGCGCGGTTCGCGAACGGCCCCGTGCGACTCGCCTCCGGACTGCACTGGGACCTCACCGGTCTGCTCGCGCACGCCCTGGACGGACTGGCGCAGGCGGTCCACGCCGAGTCGGCCATCGCGAGCGTCGGGATCGACTCCTGGGCGGTCGACTACGTCCTCATGCGCGGCGACCGGATGCTGGGCGAGCCGTTCCACTACCGGGACGACCGCACCGCCGGCGGAGTCGAGGCCGTCCACGCCGTCGCCGGGTTCGACGAGCTCTACACCCGCAACGGGCTGCAGTTCCTGGCGTTCAACACGCTGTACCAGCTGGCCGCCGACCGCCGGGACGGTCACCTCGACGTGGCCGACACCGCGCTCCTCGTGCCCGACGCCCTCGCCTTCCAGCTCACCGGTTCGCGCGTCACGGAGCGGACCAACGCCTCCACGACCGGCCTGCTGCGGGTGGCGGACGCACAGTGGGACACCGAGCTGATGGCACGCCTGCAGCTGCCCGTCGGTCTCTTCCCCGACCTCGTCGATCCCGGCACCTCCCTCGGTACGCTGCGGCCGGCACTGACCGAACAGGTCGGCGCCGCGCTCGAGGTCGTCACCGTCGGTTCGCACGACACCGCCTCCGCGGTCGTCGCCATCCCGATGGCGGATCCGGAGACCTCGGCGTACATCTCCTGCGGCACGTGGGGACTCGTGGGTCTCGAGCTGGACAAGCCGGTGACCACGGATGCGGCGCGTCTGGCGAACGTGACCAACGAGGGCGGGGTGGACGGCCGCGTGCGCTTCCTCCACAACGTCATGGGTCTCTGGCTGCTCAGCGAGTCGGTGCGCCAGTGGGAGCGCGACTCCGGGCAGGCCATCGACCTGCCGACCCTCCTCGCGGATGCGGCCGAGGTGCCCGCCGCATCCGTCGCCGTCTTCGACGCCAACGACCCGGTGTTCCTCGCCCCCGGCGACATGCCGGGCCGGATCGCCCACTGGTACCACTCGCACGACCTCCCGGTTCCCGCCACGCGAGCCGCATTCGCACGCGCGATCGTGGAGAGCCTGGCGGAGGCGTTCGCCCGCACCGTGCGCACGGTAGCCGAGCTCGCCGGCCGCGAGGTGGACACGATCCACATCGTCGGCGGCGGGGCGCTGAACACCCTGCTGTGCCAGCGCACCGCCGACCGTGCCGGGCTGACCGTGCTCGCCGGCCCGGTCGAGGCCACGGCACTCGGCAACGTCCTGGTCCAGGCCCGGGCGCACGGCTGGCTGGGCCGCGACGCCACCCTGGAGGACATGCGCGCCCTCGTCTCCCGGACGACGGCGCCGCGACGCTATTCTCCGCGCGCCTGA